A genomic window from Pseudogulbenkiania sp. MAI-1 includes:
- a CDS encoding sigma-70 family RNA polymerase sigma factor, translating into MSFESDLLVWLPHLRRYARALTRDPAWADDLVQDTLERALRKWHWGRSGNLRAWLLTLLRHRFIDQLRSRREVAVDDETAPWQQTPAPNSEIDGLLLRDVERALYRLPLEQREVLLLVAVEELSYQEAAKVLQVPVGTVMSRLARGRERMRALLTEPMTGDATSTRTPLKVVKHAP; encoded by the coding sequence ATGAGTTTCGAATCCGATCTCCTGGTCTGGCTGCCGCACCTGCGGCGTTACGCCCGCGCGCTGACCCGTGACCCGGCTTGGGCCGACGATCTGGTGCAGGACACCCTGGAACGAGCCCTGCGCAAATGGCATTGGGGGCGGAGCGGCAACCTGCGCGCGTGGCTGCTGACCCTGCTGCGTCACCGTTTCATCGACCAGCTGCGCTCCCGCCGCGAGGTCGCGGTCGACGACGAAACGGCGCCGTGGCAGCAGACGCCGGCCCCGAACAGCGAAATCGACGGCTTGCTGCTGCGCGACGTGGAGCGGGCGCTCTACCGGCTGCCGCTGGAGCAGCGCGAAGTGCTGCTGCTGGTGGCGGTGGAAGAGCTCAGCTACCAGGAGGCCGCCAAGGTTTTGCAGGTGCCGGTCGGCACCGTGATGTCGCGCCTCGCGCGCGGGAGGGAGCGCATGCGCGCCCTATTGACCGAACCGATGACCGGGGACGCGACGTCGACGCGGACTCCATTGAAAGTAGTAAAGCACGCACCATGA
- a CDS encoding DUF3300 domain-containing protein, with protein sequence MYIRTRSFLIRFLILIFSVAMSLAVAPPAAAEEDLYTQAELDQMLAPIALYPDSLLSQVLMASTYPLEVVEAARWSRAHPNLKGEQAVRSADYNDWDPSVLSLVAFPQVLQMMDDHLEWTEELGNAFLAQEDQVMDTIQRLREKAWEQGYLRSNRYVRVASHEPVIVLEPYDPLVVYVPYYDPWVVYGPWWWPAYPPFYWVWPGYYVGPSVGIYWGVGFSVSVGFFFGSFDWPRRHVTIININNFYYQPRITHREWIGRKGPFRWEHDPEHRRNVPYQGFTPRQAERMAPPGGRQRDRQQPLLSRPEAQDRAGSRRDMPAIINPSRRPEMDRRFDRRPDWSRGDNEKRDRGFFPPGRLGNQGERKIDIPRTPRPQESPFIIRPEQGRSRAPDVGSAERRGEERRFERRRQDVDIPRTPRSQEMPTIIRPEQARPDVGNAERRGGDNRRFERRQQDADIPRAPRPQEMPTIIRPEQARPPRPDVGSMERRGEVRQFERHQVEPRQVQPSGRPSFQQRPEGGQRGGSSQQRPFIIEDTPGRGHGGGDRGR encoded by the coding sequence ATGTACATACGCACCCGATCTTTTCTGATCCGGTTTCTGATCCTGATTTTCTCCGTTGCGATGAGTCTGGCCGTGGCTCCCCCGGCCGCCGCCGAAGAAGACCTGTACACGCAGGCGGAACTGGACCAGATGCTCGCTCCCATCGCGCTCTACCCCGACTCGCTACTGTCGCAGGTATTGATGGCGTCGACCTACCCGCTCGAGGTGGTCGAGGCGGCACGCTGGTCACGCGCCCACCCCAACCTGAAGGGTGAGCAGGCAGTACGGTCCGCCGACTACAACGACTGGGACCCCAGCGTGCTGTCGCTGGTCGCCTTTCCCCAGGTACTGCAGATGATGGACGACCACCTGGAATGGACCGAAGAACTGGGCAACGCCTTCCTCGCCCAGGAGGACCAGGTCATGGACACGATACAGCGCCTGCGGGAGAAAGCATGGGAGCAAGGCTATCTGCGTTCCAACCGCTACGTCCGCGTTGCCAGCCACGAACCGGTCATCGTGCTCGAACCCTACGACCCGCTCGTCGTCTACGTACCCTACTACGACCCGTGGGTGGTGTACGGCCCCTGGTGGTGGCCGGCCTATCCGCCGTTCTACTGGGTCTGGCCCGGCTACTACGTCGGGCCGAGCGTGGGTATCTACTGGGGTGTCGGCTTCTCGGTGAGCGTGGGCTTCTTCTTCGGCAGCTTCGACTGGCCGCGCCGCCACGTCACGATCATCAACATCAACAACTTCTACTACCAGCCGCGCATTACGCACCGGGAATGGATCGGGCGCAAAGGCCCGTTCCGCTGGGAGCATGACCCGGAGCACCGCCGCAACGTCCCCTATCAGGGATTCACGCCGCGGCAGGCCGAACGGATGGCCCCCCCCGGCGGCCGTCAGCGCGACCGACAACAACCGTTGCTGTCGCGGCCTGAAGCTCAGGACCGTGCCGGCTCGCGCCGCGACATGCCCGCCATCATCAACCCGTCCCGGCGCCCCGAGATGGATCGCCGTTTCGATCGGCGGCCGGATTGGTCGCGTGGCGACAACGAGAAACGCGACAGGGGCTTCTTCCCGCCCGGCCGTCTGGGCAACCAGGGTGAACGCAAGATCGACATCCCGCGCACGCCTCGTCCGCAGGAGTCGCCCTTCATCATCCGCCCCGAGCAAGGCCGCTCGCGCGCGCCGGACGTCGGCAGCGCCGAACGCCGCGGAGAAGAACGCCGCTTCGAACGGCGCCGGCAGGATGTCGATATTCCGCGCACTCCGCGTTCACAGGAGATGCCCACCATCATCCGGCCCGAGCAGGCACGACCGGACGTCGGCAACGCCGAGCGCCGAGGCGGCGACAACCGTCGCTTCGAACGACGCCAGCAGGACGCCGACATTCCACGCGCACCGCGCCCGCAGGAGATGCCCACCATCATCCGGCCCGAGCAGGCTCGGCCGCCCCGGCCTGACGTCGGCAGCATGGAGCGGCGTGGAGAGGTCCGCCAGTTCGAACGGCATCAGGTCGAACCTCGCCAAGTCCAACCTTCCGGCAGGCCATCCTTCCAGCAACGCCCGGAGGGTGGGCAGCGTGGCGGCTCGTCACAACAGCGCCCCTTCATCATCGAAGACACCCCCGGCCGCGGGCATGGCGGGGGCGATCGCGGACGCTAG
- a CDS encoding SRPBCC family protein translates to MEAVWDAIYHSNRWPSWWRGVEQVLDLETGDDNGLGAVQRYTWKSVLPYRLTFDIRITRIEPLVCLEGMASGEVEGCGCWTFSREGTLTVVRYDWEVRTTKRWMNLLAPVAHPLFKWNHNAVMNAGGQGLAHLLGTRLIAMAHRHPAGSRRA, encoded by the coding sequence ATGGAAGCGGTATGGGACGCCATCTACCACTCGAACCGCTGGCCCAGCTGGTGGCGCGGTGTCGAACAGGTACTGGATCTGGAAACCGGCGACGACAACGGGCTGGGTGCCGTGCAACGCTACACTTGGAAAAGCGTGCTGCCGTACCGGCTGACCTTCGACATACGCATCACCCGCATCGAACCGCTGGTCTGCCTGGAAGGCATGGCGAGCGGAGAAGTCGAAGGCTGCGGCTGCTGGACTTTCTCGCGCGAAGGCACGCTCACCGTCGTCCGCTACGATTGGGAAGTGCGCACCACCAAGCGCTGGATGAACCTGCTCGCACCGGTCGCCCACCCGCTGTTCAAGTGGAACCATAACGCCGTGATGAATGCCGGCGGACAGGGCTTGGCCCATCTGCTTGGTACCCGGCTGATAGCCATGGCCCATCGACACCCGGCAGGGTCTAGGAGGGCTTAG
- a CDS encoding anti-sigma factor has protein sequence MNPTRDTASPPENDDVRRLCALVDGELSGAERAELLEQLAHDPAAMARVEHYRSQNAALRQLFPLPSEGASLFVQRRTPWWYLGAAAVGGLVLGLLAGAMQPERIFPAEMVQPAFARRADLAYAVYAPEQRHPVEVTVADQAHLLAWLSKRLMRPVAAPPLAEYGYALVGGRLLPGEAGPAAQFMYQNAAGTRLTLYISPYPQREIGLRPLPDGERRTIYWASRGLGYALSGPSHETRLRAIAVDACNALGGDAGSWSG, from the coding sequence ATGAACCCGACTCGCGACACCGCCAGCCCCCCGGAAAACGACGACGTTCGCCGGCTGTGCGCGCTGGTCGACGGCGAATTGTCCGGCGCCGAGCGCGCGGAGCTGCTGGAGCAGTTGGCGCACGACCCGGCAGCGATGGCGCGAGTCGAACACTACCGCAGCCAGAATGCCGCCCTCCGGCAACTGTTTCCTCTGCCGAGCGAAGGGGCGAGTCTGTTCGTGCAGCGTCGCACCCCCTGGTGGTATCTCGGCGCGGCCGCGGTCGGCGGTCTGGTGCTCGGCCTTCTGGCGGGTGCCATGCAGCCGGAACGGATCTTCCCGGCTGAGATGGTGCAGCCCGCCTTCGCCCGGCGCGCGGACCTGGCCTACGCCGTCTACGCGCCGGAACAGCGGCATCCGGTCGAGGTCACCGTTGCCGATCAGGCGCATCTGCTGGCGTGGCTGTCCAAGCGGCTGATGCGCCCGGTGGCGGCTCCACCGCTTGCCGAATACGGCTACGCACTGGTAGGGGGGCGGCTGCTGCCCGGCGAAGCCGGCCCCGCCGCGCAATTCATGTATCAGAACGCGGCAGGCACCCGCCTGACGCTGTACATCTCCCCTTACCCCCAGCGTGAGATCGGCCTGCGGCCCCTGCCCGACGGCGAACGCCGCACCATCTACTGGGCCAGCCGGGGTCTGGGCTATGCCCTGTCCGGCCCAAGCCACGAAACCCGATTGCGGGCGATCGCGGTCGACGCCTGCAACGCGCTCGGCGGCGACGCCGGCTCCTGGTCCGGTTAA